In the Streptomyces spororaveus genome, CGAGATAGCCGTGTCCGGCCCAGAAGATCCAGAGCAGGTCGCCGTCGCACTGGGGGAGTTCGTCGAGCAGCGCCGATTTCACGTTCTCCTCGGTCGCCGGCCGGTACGCCGTGCGCAGGGCGGTCATGGCCGGGGAGTCCGTCCAGTCCAGGTCGCCCGGTTCGTCGAGCGGGGAGAGCAGCAGCCGCACGTTGCCGGGCGGCACCTCGGCCGGGCCGGTCAGCCACCGGGTGAAGCGCAGGGCGTCGCGGGCCGGACCGCGCAGGTTCCAGCGGTGGCTGATGTCGTAGCGCTCGATCCCGGCGACGAGCGCGAAGGTGCGCTGCGGCCCCAGGGCCGGGGGCAGGAAATCGGCGGGAGTCACCCGATCTCCGCCTCGGTCACCGCCTGTTCGATGCGCTCGTAGAGGGAGTCCTGTTTCCAGTAGGCGCTGTGGCAGGCCGGGAAGGGCTGGCGGCTGCGGACCTCGTGGTCGGTGACGCGCGGGTCGCCGGGGAAGACGGGTGCGGCGAGGTAGGAGAGCACGTCGTGCCGGTCGTAGACGTTGAGCCAGCGCGGGAAGCCGTACGGGAGTTTCGCGCCGGGTTCGAGCGCGGTCAGGGCGCCCAGTTCGTAGAGGTACGGCGCCTGGGAGCCGACGGTGACCAGCAGTTCGGCCCCGGGGACGGCCTCACCGCGGGCGGCGGCGAGGGAGAGGAGGTCCACCAGGGCGATCCCGCCGAGGCTGTGGCCGATGAGTACGGTCGGCCCGGGGTCGGCGGTGATCCGGGCGTGCAGGAAGTCCCGCAGCTCAAGGCCGCGGGACTGGTAGCGCAGGATGTCGCCGAGCACCGGGGTGGCGCCGACGGTGAGGGAGCCGCGCCGGGCGTCGAGGAGCGGCTGGGTGGTGACCCGCAGGGCGAGCCGGCCGAGGACGGCGGCCACGCGGGCCCCGGGGACCCGCCCGTCGCCGCCGAGGCGGGTGGTCAGCAGCTCGACGAGGCGGTCGCGTTCGGCGCCGGTGCAGTCGGCCTCGTCGGTGGCGCCGGCGAGGGCGGCGGCGGTCACGGCCCGGGCGAGGGCGGTGGCCAGCTCGCGGGCCTGCGGCTCGCCGGTGGCGCGGGTCGCGGCCCGGACCGCTTCGGCGGATCCTGCGGTGGAGTCCAGTGCGGCGGCGAAGCCCGCGACGAGGCCGGTGCCGTGCAGCAGGGCGCCGAGCTCGTCACCGGTCCGGGGCGGTGCGGGCGGTAAGCCCTCCAGCAGAGCGAGCACCCGGCCTCCGGCGGCCTGTACGCCGGGCATCGCGAAGACGTCGTCGTACCCGGCGTCCTCGGCGTACCCGGCGTCCTCGTCGCCGGGTACGTCCCGGCCGCCGGCGGCCGCCCAGCCCGCCTCGGCCAGGACCCGCAGCTCGCACAGCGGGTCGGCGAACAGCAGCGCCCACTCGGCCGTCTCCGCGTCCACGGGGTCGGGCGTGCCCTGCGGCCCGGGGCGCAGGCCCGGCACCGAGCGGCCGCCCGCGCCGAGGGTCGCGCCGAAGCGGTCGCCCCAGTAGCAGGAGTCGACGGCCGCTCCGGGGAATCTGGCCGTCAGCCGTTCGCGGACCTGGGCGAACAGCCTGTCGTGCCGCTCGCGCCGCACCCCCGTACCGTGGACAAAGAGAAATCGCATCGCAGCCCGGCCCCCCTCGCACAGTCGTCCCCCGCCCGGCACCATAGCCCGGCGGGGACAACAGGGGCCATGGAACGTCGAGTTCGGAAATCCGCGCGTGGACCGGGGGACCGCCTGCGGGGGTACCGGGGGGCAGGGCTGTGAGCACGGACACGTCCACGCTCCGGAACCGGGGCCGCCACTCCCCCATCGAACGAAGAGCCGGAAAGCGTCTGGGGCGGGAGCACTACATGGTCGACAGGGTTGACGAGCGGGAACGGCGGCGGGGCCGGGCCGCCCCGCGGGGCTCCATGGCCGTCGGCCTCCTGTGCACCGTGGTCCTCGCGGGCGTCGGCTACGTGGCCTGGGAGCTGCGCGGCATCGCCGCGAACCGGGCGGACGGCGATCCCGCGCGGGGCGTCTACCAGCAGGACCCCGAGCGTGCCGACAAGACCGCGGCCGCGGTGCTGGACGGGATCGTGCGGGAGGACCCGGAGCCGCCGACGGACGGCAGGGCCTTCTCCGCCGCCGGAGCGGTGGACTGGCGGTACGCCGGATGGCAGCCCTCCGACCCCCTGGAGGCCCGGCCCGCCCCGGCCGAGCCCGCCATCGGCGCGCTCTTCTCCCCCGGCGGCGACGGCGACCCCGACCACCACTGCTCGGCCGTCGTGGTCCACTCCCCGCAGGGTGACCTCGTCGCCACCGCCGCGCACTGCGTGTACACCGGCGGCTTCCGCACCAATCTCGCCTTCGCGCCCGGCTACCAGGACGGCGTGGCCCCGTACGGCATCTGGGTGCCGACCCGGATCGACGTGGACCCGCGCTGGACGCGGGACCAGGACCCCGACCACGACATCGCCCTGGTGCGGTTGCGGCGGCCGGGCAATCCCGGGCAGCGGCTGGAGGACGTCACGGGGGCCCTGACCATGGACTTCGGGACCGAACTGCCGGCGCCCGCCCGGGTCATGGGCTACCCGAACTACGCCGAGCAGCCGCTGGAGTGCCGCAACACCGCCGTCCCGGCCGGGCCGACGCAGGTGCGCCTGGACTGTGCGGACGTACCCAACGGCACCAGCGGCGGCCCGGTGACGACCGGCCGGGGCACCCTGATCGGGGTGATCGGCGGCCGCGACGGGGGCGGGGACGAGGAGACCTCGTACTGCGTCCGGTTCGGCGACGGCGCCCGCGCCCTGTACGAGCGCGCCACCACGTCCTGAGCGACGTCGCGGGACAGGCCGGCGGACGGCCCCGGACCACCCGCGGTTGTTAGGCTCGTCGGCACGGATTTCGGGCTTCAGGACGCACACCGACGGGACCGCACCATGTCTCCTAAGCAACAACGTGGCGAGGCCACCGTCGATCTGCTCCTGACCACCGCCCTGCGGGTGTTCGCCGAGTCCGGCCAGCAGGGTTTCACCGTGAACGCGGTCGTGTCGGCCAGCGGGGTGAGCCTGGGCAGCCTGTACCACCACTTCGGGAGCTTCGACGGTCTCGCCGCCGCCCTCTACATCCGGTGCACGGGCGAGCTGTGCGACGAGATGGTCGCCGCCCTCACCCGCTGCCGCACGGCCCGCACGGGGGTGCGCTCGTGGGTGACGGCCTACCTGACGTTCACTCAAGAGCGCCGGGACGTGGCGCTGTTCCTGCACGCCTCCGCCTACTCCGGCTATCTGGCGGCCCACGCCGAGGAGATCGGCGCGGCCAAGGCGGAGAAGTTCGCGGCCATCATGCGGTGGCTGGGGGAGCGCATGGAGCGCGGCGAGATCGCCCCGCTCCCGGCGCCCGTCGTCGAAGTGCTGGTCATGGGCCCGCTCACCGAGGCCGCCCGGCGCTGGCTGTCCAGCACCTACGAGATCGACCTCACCGAGGCCGCCCGCTACCTCCCCGACCACATCTGGCGCTCGCTGCGCCCCGAGCCCGTCTGAGTTCCCGCCCGGTCCGGCCCGGTCCCCGGCCGTGACGGTGGATGCGGTCGTGACGGCCGCGGGTTTCTGGGTGGTTGTCCGGCTCGTCGTCGCTCATGCCGCAGATTCTGCTGCGCGGGGGGCGCCCGGGGCAGGCCCGCGCCGGGGCGCCCGGAGGCGACCCGGGGGCGGGCGGACTCACTGCGGGACGCCCGCGCGATCCGCTCAGCGCGGCAGGGCGGCGTACGAGACTCCCGTGAGCTCCTCGGAGGCGGCCCACAGCAGCTCGCCGGTCCGGTCGTCGAGGGTCCACCCGGCCCGCCAGGACCGCGCGGGCGCCCCGCGCCAGCCGAACCGGGGGCCGATGAAGGCGTCCGGCCGGATCCCGGGCGCGGTGGCCGCGTAGAGGGTCGGCCGCGCGCCCGAGGAGGTGGGCTGGGCGAGGACCGCGTTGCCGAACGCGGCCACCCGCGAGTTGAGGGAGGGGCCCTCCAGCTTGGACGCTCCGGAGTGCAGGTTGCTGGAGGCGTATCCGGGGTGGGCGGCGACGGCGGTGATCGGTGAGCCGGCGGCCGTGAAGCGGCGGGACAGCTCGTGCGTGAAGAGCAGGTTGGCGGTCTTGGAGCGACCGTAGGCGATCCAGCGCCGGTAGCCGCGCTCGGCGCCCGGGCCTGCGAGACCGTCGCCGGCGAGGCCCGCGTCGTCGGGGTCGATCCTCCCCAGCACGTGGAAGCCGCTGGAGACGTTGACGATCCGGGCCCCCGGCGCGGCGGCGCGCAGCCGCGGCAGCAGCAGACCGGTCAGGGCGAAGTGCCCGAGGTGGTTGACCCCGAACTGCGTCTCGAACCCGTCGGCGGTCCGCCCGTACGGCAGTGCCATCACACCCGCGTTGTTGATCAGCAGGTCCAGCGAGGCGTGCCGCCGGCCGTACTCCGCCGCGAATTCCCGTACGGAGGCCAGGTCTGCCAGGTCCAGCGGCATGAACTCCACGTGCGCCGCGGGCACTTCCCCCCGGAGCCGGATCACGGCGGCCCGGCCGCGGGCCGCGCTCCGGCAGGCCAGCACGACCGCGGCGCCGTGCCGGGCGAGCTCGCGGGCGGTGACGTATCCGATTCCGCTGTTGGCCCCGGTCACGACGGCGCTGCGGCCGCTCTGGTCGGGGATGTGCGTGGCGTTGCGGCCCGGCATGGCGGCTCCCTCGTGAGGCAGTGGGTTACCGAGGGTAGCCCGAAGGGGTTCCGCGGGTGCCGCCAGGGCGGCACGGCAGAGGCCACCAGGGCTGCACCGCGGATGTCGCCAGGGCGGCGCGGGCCCCGGATCCGCAGGCCAGTAGGCTGCGGGTCCGCCCCCTTTCCCCCTCCCGTCCCCGAGGAACCGCGCAGTGAGCTCCCCGCCGCCCCCCATGCCCGTGACGGTCGTCGGCCTCGGCGCGGACGGCTGGGCCGGGCTCTCGGCCGCCGGCCGCTCCGCCCTCTCCTCGGCCGAGGTGCTGATCGGCGGGCCGCGCCAGCTGGACCTGCTGCCGGCCGCCGAGTGCGCCGGCCGGCGGGTGGCCTGGCCGAGCCCGCTGCGGCCCGCCGTACCGAAGCTGATGGCCGAGCACGCCGGCCTCCGGATCGCGGTGCTGGCCAGCGGTGACCCGATGTTCTACGGGATCGGCCGCGCCCTCGCCGAGGAGCTCGGGCCGCACTCCCTGCGGGTCCACCCGCACCCCTCCTCCGTCTCCTACGCCTGTGCCCGCCTGGGCTGGCCGGTGGAGGACACCGAGGTGATCACCGTGGTGGGACGCCCGGTGGCCCGGCTGGCGGCCGCGCTCCACGAAGGGCGCCGGGTGCTGGTGCTCAGCGCCGGAGCGGCCTCCCCGGGCGAGATCGCCGCACTGCTGCGGGAACGGGGCTTCGGCCCGACCCGGATGCGGGTGCTGGAACAGCTCGGGTCCGAGCGCGAGGACACGTACGAGGGCACGGCCGACGGGTGGGAGCACGCGCCCGGCGATCCCCTGAACGTGGTCGCGCTCGACTGCCGCCGGGACCCGGCCCACGGCGCTCCGCGCCTCGGCGCGACCCCGGGGCTCCCGGACACCGCGTACGAACACGACGGGCAGCTCACCAAGCGCCATGTCCGGGCCGCGACCCTGTGCGCGCTGGCCCCGGCCCCCGGCGAGCTGCTGTGGGACATCGGCGGCGGGTCCGGCTCCATCGGCATCGAGTGGATGCGTACGCACCCCTCGTGCCGGGCGGTGGCCGTGGAGCGCGTCCCGGAGCGGGCCGCACGCATCGCCCGCAACGCGGCGGCGCTCGGCGTCCCCGGCCTGCGGGTGGTCATCGGCGCCGCGCCGGACGCGCTGGCCGGGCTGCCGGCCCCCGACGCCGTGTTCATCGGCGGCGGGCTGACCGCGCCCGGCCTGCTGGACGCGGCCTGGGCCGCACTGGCCCCGGGCGGCCGCCTGGTGGTCAACACCGTCACCCTGGAGTCGGAGGCGGTGCTCGCCGAGCGCTACCGGCGCCACGGCGGCGAACTGGTCAAGCTCGCCGTCGCGCACGCCGTGCCGGTCGGCGGTTTCACGGGCTGGCGGCAGGCGATGCCGGTCACCCAGTGGTCAGTGACGAAGTCGGACGGGCCGGCCGCCGGGCCGGACGGATCGACCGAGGAGAAGGATCGAACATGACCGTGTACTTCATCGGTGCGGGCCCCGGCGCCGCCGACCTGATCACGGTGCGCGGTGCCCGGACCCTGGCCGCCGCCCCCGTCTGCCTCTACGCGGGCAGCCTCGTGCCGCGCGAACTGCTGGCCGAGTGCCCGGCGGACGCCCGCCTGGTCGACACCTCGCAGCTCAACCTGGACGAGATCGTCGCCGAGTGCGTACGGGCCCACGAGGCGGGCCGGGACGTGGCGCGGCTGCACTCCGGCGACCCGTCGATCTTCAGCGCGGTGGCGGAGCAGATGCGGCGGCTCGACGCGGCCGGCATCCCCTACGAGGTCGTCCCGGGCGTCCCGGCCTTCGCCGCGGCCGCCGCCGCCCTCAAGCGGGAGCTGACCGTCCCCACCGTCGGGCAGACGGTGATCCTGACCCGGATCGCCCAGCAGGCCACCCCGATGCCGCCCGGCGAGGACCTGGCCACGCTGGGCCGCAGCGGCGCGCTGCTGGTGCTCCACCTGGCCACCCGCTACGTCGACCGCGTCGTCGACGAGCTGCTGCCGCACTACGGCGCCGAGTGCCCGGTGGCGGTCGTGGCGATGGCCAGCCGCCCCGACGAACTGATCCTGCGCGGCACCCTGGCCGACATCGCCCCGCAGGTGAAGGAGCACGGGCTGGTGCGCACCGCCGTCATCGTGGTGGGCCGCACGCTCGGCGCGGAGCAGTTCCGCGACAGCCACCTGTACTCGCCCGAGCGCGACCGGCATGTCTGCTGAACCGGCTCCCCTGCCCGCCCACCACGTCCTGATCCTGGGCGGCACGACGGAGGCCCGCCGCCTCGCGGAG is a window encoding:
- a CDS encoding trypsin-like serine peptidase, translating into MVDRVDERERRRGRAAPRGSMAVGLLCTVVLAGVGYVAWELRGIAANRADGDPARGVYQQDPERADKTAAAVLDGIVREDPEPPTDGRAFSAAGAVDWRYAGWQPSDPLEARPAPAEPAIGALFSPGGDGDPDHHCSAVVVHSPQGDLVATAAHCVYTGGFRTNLAFAPGYQDGVAPYGIWVPTRIDVDPRWTRDQDPDHDIALVRLRRPGNPGQRLEDVTGALTMDFGTELPAPARVMGYPNYAEQPLECRNTAVPAGPTQVRLDCADVPNGTSGGPVTTGRGTLIGVIGGRDGGGDEETSYCVRFGDGARALYERATTS
- a CDS encoding TetR/AcrR family transcriptional regulator, whose translation is MSPKQQRGEATVDLLLTTALRVFAESGQQGFTVNAVVSASGVSLGSLYHHFGSFDGLAAALYIRCTGELCDEMVAALTRCRTARTGVRSWVTAYLTFTQERRDVALFLHASAYSGYLAAHAEEIGAAKAEKFAAIMRWLGERMERGEIAPLPAPVVEVLVMGPLTEAARRWLSSTYEIDLTEAARYLPDHIWRSLRPEPV
- a CDS encoding oxidoreductase; amino-acid sequence: MPGRNATHIPDQSGRSAVVTGANSGIGYVTARELARHGAAVVLACRSAARGRAAVIRLRGEVPAAHVEFMPLDLADLASVREFAAEYGRRHASLDLLINNAGVMALPYGRTADGFETQFGVNHLGHFALTGLLLPRLRAAAPGARIVNVSSGFHVLGRIDPDDAGLAGDGLAGPGAERGYRRWIAYGRSKTANLLFTHELSRRFTAAGSPITAVAAHPGYASSNLHSGASKLEGPSLNSRVAAFGNAVLAQPTSSGARPTLYAATAPGIRPDAFIGPRFGWRGAPARSWRAGWTLDDRTGELLWAASEELTGVSYAALPR
- the cbiE gene encoding precorrin-6y C5,15-methyltransferase (decarboxylating) subunit CbiE: MPVTVVGLGADGWAGLSAAGRSALSSAEVLIGGPRQLDLLPAAECAGRRVAWPSPLRPAVPKLMAEHAGLRIAVLASGDPMFYGIGRALAEELGPHSLRVHPHPSSVSYACARLGWPVEDTEVITVVGRPVARLAAALHEGRRVLVLSAGAASPGEIAALLRERGFGPTRMRVLEQLGSEREDTYEGTADGWEHAPGDPLNVVALDCRRDPAHGAPRLGATPGLPDTAYEHDGQLTKRHVRAATLCALAPAPGELLWDIGGGSGSIGIEWMRTHPSCRAVAVERVPERAARIARNAAALGVPGLRVVIGAAPDALAGLPAPDAVFIGGGLTAPGLLDAAWAALAPGGRLVVNTVTLESEAVLAERYRRHGGELVKLAVAHAVPVGGFTGWRQAMPVTQWSVTKSDGPAAGPDGSTEEKDRT
- the cobM gene encoding precorrin-4 C(11)-methyltransferase, with product MTVYFIGAGPGAADLITVRGARTLAAAPVCLYAGSLVPRELLAECPADARLVDTSQLNLDEIVAECVRAHEAGRDVARLHSGDPSIFSAVAEQMRRLDAAGIPYEVVPGVPAFAAAAAALKRELTVPTVGQTVILTRIAQQATPMPPGEDLATLGRSGALLVLHLATRYVDRVVDELLPHYGAECPVAVVAMASRPDELILRGTLADIAPQVKEHGLVRTAVIVVGRTLGAEQFRDSHLYSPERDRHVC